ACAATCGTGAGATCGCTGGGATACGACTTACTTCCAGCCGCTTCTCGAGCAGCTGAACTACTCACACAAATCACCCAGTCGCCTGGCTTGGCACCAACAGCGTCTACGGCGACTTTTTTGGTGCTGCCATCAAGCACAACCTGCAAATGCTTGTGCTCGAAATCTGGAATGCGATTGGTAGAGACCAGTGGCTTAACGACCTTGACGATGAGCATGATCAGTGAGCCTCCTGAATCTGGGGGTCGAGCGTTGAGCCGATAATCTCGGCCGTTGTTGCTTGATGCCGGTCACGAACGGTCAAGCACGTGTGCAGCAAACCGTCTTTGACCAAATCGGAATAACGATCTGCGATGGCTTGATTCACGCGCCAACAATCGGCAATGGCGCGATCGCGAGCACCGGGAACACGCCCCGAATAATCGAAGCGAACCAGCACAGGGATCGGTAAATCTCGAGACACATTGAGTCCTCGAAAAATTTTGACGCCCACATCGAGATCAGGGGCTCCTTCCTCGACGGTGTCGAGGTGGGCGAAATAGGTGAGATTTCGAAGATGCACTTCTTTAAAACCAATGCCCACACCAATAAAACGCTCGGCATGTCCGGCATCGGGATAGGGCGCTCCATGCAGATCCTGCACGTAATCAATCTGTGAGCAGTTGTTGGCCAATAAACGGGTCATGAACGTAACCATGCCGGGCTCCATCGGACCTGGAGCAGCAGATTCCAAAGCCTCGGCCAACTGGGCCATCGCCTGATCCGGAGACATCCCAGCGGTTGCGTCATGGAGCTCGCGAGCACAAACCCACTGATCAAGAACCATTTCGCTGTCGCGATTCGGTGGATGAACGCGAATCGCATCGGTATCGGTATCAAGGCCGATCAGGAGGAGATCAACGGAGGCACCACAACAAAAGCTGTTTTCAACGGCTTCTCGAAAATCCAAGAGGCGCTGTAGACCGGCCGATGCCGCCAATGCATCGTTGCTGCTGTGGGCTGCGCAGCCTTGATGATGGGGATCAAGAGAGCTGAAGTGATACGTGACCACCTTCAGATAGCGAGTTGGTTCCGTGGATGGATTGGGCTTGCCCTCTCGATGACGGCGATGTTCTGTTTTCACCCAGCGGTTCACCGTGTTCTCTACGTCGAACATCGCTCCAGCGTGAGAGCGGCGGCGTACAGCGCTAAACGGAATCCGCAACGCATAGGCCACGGTGTGAGCCAAGCGGCCATCGGAACAGGGCGTCACATCCAAAAGATGGATGCCGCAATCGAGCAAAAACTGTTCAAATTCTTGGGCAGCAGCACTCCCCTCAGCGCCCTGCAACGGGTCGTCCTGAAAAAAGCGATCACTAAACAAGCGGTGGCTTTCAAACACACACCAGGCAAATAAGCCGCGCATGTCGAGGGGACGCACCCATGCCCGTTCCAGGATGTGGCTAGGCAAATCAAATCCCAGCTCAGCCCGACTCAAGCGCTGTGCTTGGACCAGGAAGTCGGACTCATGCTGGAGAGCAGAGACCTGCTGGAGCAGGGGAACAATGCGATCAAAGCGACCCTTCACATCCAGCTCATACGAACGAAGACGTTCGTTCGCAACCTGATTGGTGAGGGGGTGTTGACGAGAATTGAGAGGCAGGGAGGAACGACTGAGGTTGAACGGCACCGAGCGCGATGGTGCCTGATCCCGTCTCACCCATCCCGGTTGCTGGGGCGTCGGACGACGCTTGTCGCGTCCAGTGCGAGTACGGCCAGCCCCAAGGGAACCTTGCACCACAACCGCAGCTTTACCAGCCGTCGTCAAAGCACGGCGTCGTTCGAGGGCGACACTGCGAGCTGAACCGGTTGAACTGTTCGAGGCCGGGGAGCGATCCGTTTGATCGGAACGCTCTTGCTGCAACTGACGTCGACTCGGAGCCGTGGGGGCCTGAGCTCGCCCGCTGCGGGAAGGCATAGAGCGAACCATCAGCAGATCAGCCCCTGGCTCCGCCGGAAAGGGTGATCAAAGAGCCTTTGTCGGTGCTGCCACTGGAGCCCGTCACACGACTCATCGGCCACTCGATTTCCTCATTCCGCTTGTTGTCCTTAGGCGCCATGGCACTCATGGGACCAGGACGGGTGGGGTTGCGGCGACGGGCCGAAACGCCTTCTGTACCGGTGACGTGCTCTCCACGATCCCAGTCATCACCAGTCACTTTGGTGGACGAGCCTTCACCAGTTACCCGGGACACAGGCTTGGCAGGTTCTTTGTCGGCCTGGGGAGACATAACCGTGGGTTGAAACTGGCGGGTTTGTTGCTGACGGGTTTGGAACTCACGGTTGTCAAAGCGAAATTGCTCTGTACCGGTCACTTTTCCGCCAGCCAGGTCAAAAGGGCCAGTAATCCGTTGGCCGTCCTCATAAGACGTACCGGTGACAGAAGACGTTGCATCCTTCTGCTGTTGAGCGGCCCGAGCGGGTGACACCACGCTGAAGCTTGTCCATGGAGATCCGCTTTCAGGCTGTCCATGACTATCGGCTCCAGCCGGAGCATCGGCTCCGCATGCCGCGGCCAGCTGATCACCACCGATGTACGGCGTACCAGAAATCACTTCGCAAGCACCGCGCTCTGCACCCGTCATCACACCACCGATTCCGGGCTGAAGCCCAGTCATGGGAGCCGCTGGCGTACCAGGACGAGACGGCGTGCGTTCACGAATCGCTTGAACCGCAGGGGTGCCGCAGTACTGACCGGCTTGCTCAAGACCTGCGTAGGGGGTTCCCGTCACGGCTTTGCACGTGCCGGGTTCGTCCCCAGTGACGCGCTCCGAACGGCCGGTTTGGGTTCCACTCACCACCAGATTGCGGTTGGTGACGCTGAAGCCCACTTTGGAAGCTTGTGCTTCTGGTTTGGCACCACAGAACGTAGAGAACTGTTCAGAACTCAAGTACTGATTGCCAGTGACGCGGTGGCAAGACCCGAACTCATCACCGGTGACTGCCGATGAACGGCCGACAAGAGTGCCAGTAACACCAGTTCCAGAGAGAGTTTCAGACAAACCAACCTTGGTGGCTGGGCGTCCTTCAGGCAAAGGATCAGATCCAAGATATTGATCACCCGTCAGGCTGCGGTTTGCACCGGCCTCATTGCCCGTGACATTGGAAGACTGGCCGACCATGACGCCACTAATGCGTCTGCCCTGTTGGCTTTGGCTATGTCCAACCTTGCGAGGGGAAGGAGTCGAACCGCCGCAATAGGCAGCGGATTGATTCGCCGAGATGTATTCGGTACCGGTCACGTTCTTACAGGTACCGGGCTCATCGCCCGTCACTTTCTCGGAGCGACCCACTTCATTACCGGTGACCCGGTTGCCATGGGTTGTGGCAGAGACACGAACCTTCGCTGGTGTTGTCTTTTCAGGTGCGGATTGACAGAAGGTTTGGAAGACTTCAGCACCGAGGTACTCAGTACCAGTGATCGAACGGCAAGTGCTGGCTTCGTTCCCGGTGGTCTTCACCGAGCGATTGGCTTGGGTACCGGTGACAACTTGTCCAGCGGAAGTCTCACTTTCACCCACTTTCCAATGGGCATCGGCAGCCTGCTTGGCGCCATGACGATTGGGGCCAGATGGACGCGTGATCCCGGCGCTTTGTTTCGTACGAGAACCAGACTTGGCACGCAGTTCACGAACCTGTTGCGCGAGTTCACGGCTGGTGAGGTCTGGATTGGCCTGGCGGGCCACTGCTGCAGCACTCGTGGGCTGTTTGCCAGCGGTTTTTCCATGCTTCGACATGGCATCACGACGCGCCAAAACCAAAGCGCGACTGGGATTTTCAATCGCACGACGCTTTGGAGTGGCTTGGCGCCTCTCGCTGGAGCGTCCACTCAACTGAACGGTGGCCGCAGCACGGGATGGAGCTGCAGATGACTCAGTGGCTGCTGCTGAAGCAACAACTACTGAAGCAACAACTGGAGTCTGACGAGCGACGTCGGCACGATTCCGATCACTGGTCTTGTCGGCGGTTTTCCCTCGACGTGAAAGTGCTTCTCGACGGGCAAGCACCAATTCACGACTGGGTTGGCTTACCGGCTTAACCCGGGAACGCGGAGCTGACGATGCGGTCAATGTCTGCGGGCGTCGCGGAGCTACAGCGACGGCAGGTGTCGACACTTCAACAGCGGCATCCGATGCATTGGCATTGGTGCGAGTTGAACGGGCATCGGCCGCTATGCGAACACGACCCGAACCGGAGGCAACCGAAGCCTTCTTCCCGGAGGTAGTGAGGGCCTTACGGCGCTCAAGTGCTAATTCGCGACTGGAAAGTCTGGCCATGTCCGCCCGAGAGTGTCGTCAATAAGTGAAGGGAGTCTTTCCCTTCGAAAAGTCTTGAGCCCTGATCAAAAAGATCAGGGCTCGTTGATGAAGTGATCGAAAGATCAGCGTCCTTCAAACACCACGAAGCAGGAGCCTTGGCCCTGGGTGTAGGCGTCGTAACCAACGATGCGTACGTGATGGTCGGGGTATGCGCGGTGGCAAGCCTCGAGCTCACTTACAACAACGTTCAAGTCCTTCTCGCCAAAGAAGGGAAGCTTCCAATAAGACCAATAAGTGGCCATGGAATTGGAGGGGTGGACGTGCTCTACGAGCGGGCTCCAACCCTGGGCAATGATGTACGCGATCTGGTCATAGATCTCGTCCTGGGTCATCGGCGGAAGAAAGCCGAAGGTCTCCAGGGTGGCGACTGTTTGATAGTCACCCACGGTGCTCTGAAAAGGCATGGGGATCCTGGTTTAAGGAAAAGTGAGTGACCGGATATCCCAAAGACTTGGGTTGAATCCGGTCGGAGTTATGACAAAAGGCGGTGGTTGGACGACGTTGATGCCGTCCAACCTGCCGATCACTGGACGTCGAGCTTGTCGACGGTGTCGAACTCGAACTTGATCTCCTTCCAGGTCTCGAGAGCGATGGCCAGCTCGGGGCTGTGCTTGCCGGCTTCCATAAGGATGTCGCGGCTTTCTTTCTCGATCTCGCGACCGGCGTTACGTGCCTTGACGCAGGCCTCAAGGGCAACGCGGTTAGCAGCAGCACCAGCTGCGGAGCCCCAGGGGTGACCGTGGGTACCACCACCGAACTGCAGGACGGAATCGTCTCCGAAGATCGCCACCAGTGCGGGCATGTGCCACACGTGGATACCACCGGAAGCAACGGCGAACACACCGGGCATGGAACCCCAGTCCTGATCGAAGAAGTTGCCGCGGCTGCGGTCTTCAGGAACGAAGGATTCACGCAGTTGGTCGATGTAGCCGAGGGTGGTCTGACGATCACCCTCCAACTTGCCGACCACGGTGCCGGTGTGAAGCTGGTCACCACCGGAGAGACGCAGGCACTTCGCGAGAACGCGGAAGTGAATGCCGTGCTTGGGATGACGGTCAATCACAGCGTGCATGGCACGGTGAATGTGCAGCAGCATGCCGTTCGCACGACACCACTTCGACAGACCGGTGTTGGCGGTAAAGCCACCGGTGATGAAGTCGTGCATGATGATCGGCTGATTGAGTTCTTTAGCGAACTCAGCGCGCTCATACATCTCTTCGGGAGTGTTGGCGGTCACGTTGAGGTAGTGACCCTTGCGCTCACCGGTCTCCTGTTCGGCCAGCTTGATGGCTTCCGCAACGAATTCGAAGCGGTTCTGCCAACGCTGGAACGGCTGGGAGTTGATGTTCTCGTCGTCCTTGGTGAAGTCCAGACCGCCACGCAGGCACTCATAGACAACACGGCCATAGTTCTTGCCGCTCAAGCCAAGTTTTGGCTTGATGGTGCAACCCAACAGTGGACGGCCGTACTTGTTCATACGGTCACGCTCAACGGCAATGCCGTTTGGTGGGCCTGCGCAGCACTTGATGAATGCAATCGGGAAGCGAATGTCTTCCAGACGCAGGTGGCGCAAAGCTTTGAAGCCGAACACGTTGCCGACCAATGAGGTCAGAACGTTGGTGATCGAACCCTCTTCGAACAGGTCGAGGGGGTAAGCGATGAAGGCATAGAACGCCTCCTTGTCACCAGGAACGTCTTCGATGCGATAGCAACGGCCCTTGTAGAAGTCGAGGTCGGTGAGGAGCTCGGACCACACAGTGGACCAGGTGCCGGTTGAGGATTCAGCAGCCACAGCAGCGGCAACTTCTTCCTTGGGAACACCTTCTTGGCCGGTGCACTTGAAGCAGGCCAGGAGGTCGGTGTCTAGGGGAACGTAATCAGGAGTCCAGTAAGTGTCCCTGTACTCCTTGACCCCAGCGTCGTACTTCTTGCTCATTGGAAATTTCCGTTAATCGGTGAAGAGGGG
The DNA window shown above is from Synechococcus sp. CC9902 and carries:
- a CDS encoding carboxysome peptide A, giving the protein MLIVKVVKPLVSTNRIPDFEHKHLQVVLDGSTKKVAVDAVGAKPGDWVICVSSSAAREAAGSKSYPSDLTIVGIIDHWEPDPPKTASPSPSSSPSTKSSGGSAG
- a CDS encoding carboxysome shell carbonic anhydrase; protein product: MVRSMPSRSGRAQAPTAPSRRQLQQERSDQTDRSPASNSSTGSARSVALERRRALTTAGKAAVVVQGSLGAGRTRTGRDKRRPTPQQPGWVRRDQAPSRSVPFNLSRSSLPLNSRQHPLTNQVANERLRSYELDVKGRFDRIVPLLQQVSALQHESDFLVQAQRLSRAELGFDLPSHILERAWVRPLDMRGLFAWCVFESHRLFSDRFFQDDPLQGAEGSAAAQEFEQFLLDCGIHLLDVTPCSDGRLAHTVAYALRIPFSAVRRRSHAGAMFDVENTVNRWVKTEHRRHREGKPNPSTEPTRYLKVVTYHFSSLDPHHQGCAAHSSNDALAASAGLQRLLDFREAVENSFCCGASVDLLLIGLDTDTDAIRVHPPNRDSEMVLDQWVCARELHDATAGMSPDQAMAQLAEALESAAPGPMEPGMVTFMTRLLANNCSQIDYVQDLHGAPYPDAGHAERFIGVGIGFKEVHLRNLTYFAHLDTVEEGAPDLDVGVKIFRGLNVSRDLPIPVLVRFDYSGRVPGARDRAIADCWRVNQAIADRYSDLVKDGLLHTCLTVRDRHQATTAEIIGSTLDPQIQEAH
- a CDS encoding carboxysome assembly protein CsoS2, giving the protein MARLSSRELALERRKALTTSGKKASVASGSGRVRIAADARSTRTNANASDAAVEVSTPAVAVAPRRPQTLTASSAPRSRVKPVSQPSRELVLARREALSRRGKTADKTSDRNRADVARQTPVVASVVVASAAATESSAAPSRAAATVQLSGRSSERRQATPKRRAIENPSRALVLARRDAMSKHGKTAGKQPTSAAAVARQANPDLTSRELAQQVRELRAKSGSRTKQSAGITRPSGPNRHGAKQAADAHWKVGESETSAGQVVTGTQANRSVKTTGNEASTCRSITGTEYLGAEVFQTFCQSAPEKTTPAKVRVSATTHGNRVTGNEVGRSEKVTGDEPGTCKNVTGTEYISANQSAAYCGGSTPSPRKVGHSQSQQGRRISGVMVGQSSNVTGNEAGANRSLTGDQYLGSDPLPEGRPATKVGLSETLSGTGVTGTLVGRSSAVTGDEFGSCHRVTGNQYLSSEQFSTFCGAKPEAQASKVGFSVTNRNLVVSGTQTGRSERVTGDEPGTCKAVTGTPYAGLEQAGQYCGTPAVQAIRERTPSRPGTPAAPMTGLQPGIGGVMTGAERGACEVISGTPYIGGDQLAAACGADAPAGADSHGQPESGSPWTSFSVVSPARAAQQQKDATSSVTGTSYEDGQRITGPFDLAGGKVTGTEQFRFDNREFQTRQQQTRQFQPTVMSPQADKEPAKPVSRVTGEGSSTKVTGDDWDRGEHVTGTEGVSARRRNPTRPGPMSAMAPKDNKRNEEIEWPMSRVTGSSGSTDKGSLITLSGGARG
- a CDS encoding ribulose bisphosphate carboxylase small subunit, giving the protein MPFQSTVGDYQTVATLETFGFLPPMTQDEIYDQIAYIIAQGWSPLVEHVHPSNSMATYWSYWKLPFFGEKDLNVVVSELEACHRAYPDHHVRIVGYDAYTQGQGSCFVVFEGR
- a CDS encoding form I ribulose bisphosphate carboxylase large subunit gives rise to the protein MSKKYDAGVKEYRDTYWTPDYVPLDTDLLACFKCTGQEGVPKEEVAAAVAAESSTGTWSTVWSELLTDLDFYKGRCYRIEDVPGDKEAFYAFIAYPLDLFEEGSITNVLTSLVGNVFGFKALRHLRLEDIRFPIAFIKCCAGPPNGIAVERDRMNKYGRPLLGCTIKPKLGLSGKNYGRVVYECLRGGLDFTKDDENINSQPFQRWQNRFEFVAEAIKLAEQETGERKGHYLNVTANTPEEMYERAEFAKELNQPIIMHDFITGGFTANTGLSKWCRANGMLLHIHRAMHAVIDRHPKHGIHFRVLAKCLRLSGGDQLHTGTVVGKLEGDRQTTLGYIDQLRESFVPEDRSRGNFFDQDWGSMPGVFAVASGGIHVWHMPALVAIFGDDSVLQFGGGTHGHPWGSAAGAAANRVALEACVKARNAGREIEKESRDILMEAGKHSPELAIALETWKEIKFEFDTVDKLDVQ